A stretch of the Patescibacteria group bacterium genome encodes the following:
- the recJ gene encoding single-stranded-DNA-specific exonuclease RecJ: protein METGKDTDKTEEDMHKGLNTYPELTRKLLINRGITSAEAAERFLNPDYERDIHDPFLILSMDKAVDRILRAILAKEHIVIYGDYDCDGIPGSVIMHDFFKKIGYRNFENYIPHRHKEGYGLNIPAVEQFAKDGVTLLITVDCGITDVEEVARAQSLGIDVIVTDHHLPQEILPAAYAILNSKQEGDTYPDNMLCGAGVAWKLVTALLRKGSFDVPKGWEKWLLDMAGLSTIADMVPLKNENRVLAHYGLKVLRKSKRPGLLKLLRKMSIEQNHLTEDDIGFMIAPRINAASRMDIPMKAFHLLSTEDEVLAGELSDHLHKINDERKWTVANIMKEIKKMLTHRELRSVIVIGNPKWRVGVLGIVAGNICEEYGRPAFVWGREGEGNIKGSCRSDGSVNVVELMASVRKKLFINVGGHELAGGFSIAHDNIHTLEDELALAYGKVKRANTAPEKLPIDANLSLDEVTWNTYGEIERLAPFGIGNHKPTFLFENIKIENMRHFGKEKNHLGLDFKNSGGRGVSAIGFFMDKDFFPGVSVAEDERITLVATLEKSFFGGRRELRLRIVEIRNV from the coding sequence ATGGAAACAGGTAAGGATACTGACAAGACAGAGGAAGATATGCATAAAGGCCTCAATACGTACCCGGAACTTACTCGGAAACTACTCATTAATCGAGGCATTACGAGTGCCGAAGCGGCGGAGCGGTTCTTGAATCCCGACTACGAGCGTGATATACACGACCCGTTTTTGATCCTCTCTATGGACAAGGCGGTTGACCGGATACTTCGGGCGATTCTCGCAAAAGAGCATATCGTTATCTACGGTGATTATGATTGCGACGGTATTCCCGGAAGCGTCATCATGCATGATTTTTTTAAAAAGATCGGTTATCGGAATTTTGAAAATTATATTCCGCATCGACACAAGGAAGGATATGGACTTAATATTCCCGCCGTGGAGCAGTTTGCGAAGGACGGCGTTACTCTTCTCATTACCGTTGATTGCGGGATTACTGACGTGGAAGAAGTGGCGCGCGCGCAGTCGCTCGGTATAGACGTTATCGTGACCGATCACCATCTGCCGCAGGAAATACTCCCCGCCGCGTACGCCATTCTGAATTCCAAACAGGAAGGCGATACCTACCCCGACAATATGCTTTGTGGCGCGGGTGTCGCGTGGAAGCTCGTGACGGCACTCTTGCGGAAGGGCTCGTTTGACGTACCGAAGGGATGGGAGAAATGGCTTCTTGATATGGCGGGCCTTTCCACCATCGCGGACATGGTGCCTCTCAAAAATGAGAATCGGGTGCTCGCGCATTATGGTCTTAAGGTGCTCCGCAAAAGCAAACGGCCGGGCCTCTTGAAGCTTCTCCGAAAGATGTCGATCGAACAAAACCATCTTACGGAAGACGACATCGGTTTCATGATCGCTCCGCGCATTAACGCGGCAAGTCGCATGGATATACCAATGAAAGCGTTTCATCTTCTCTCAACGGAAGACGAAGTGCTCGCGGGGGAGCTTAGCGATCATCTCCATAAGATAAATGATGAACGCAAGTGGACGGTTGCGAACATCATGAAAGAAATAAAAAAGATGCTGACCCATCGGGAGCTCCGAAGTGTGATCGTGATCGGCAATCCAAAGTGGCGAGTTGGCGTGTTGGGAATCGTGGCCGGCAATATCTGCGAGGAGTATGGGCGTCCCGCTTTTGTGTGGGGCAGAGAAGGAGAGGGGAACATCAAGGGATCGTGCCGTTCTGATGGAAGCGTGAATGTCGTTGAATTGATGGCAAGCGTGCGAAAGAAACTATTCATCAATGTCGGAGGGCACGAGCTCGCGGGCGGTTTTTCCATTGCACACGACAACATACACACACTTGAAGACGAACTTGCTCTGGCATACGGGAAGGTGAAGCGCGCAAACACCGCTCCGGAAAAACTCCCGATAGATGCAAATCTGTCTCTTGATGAAGTGACATGGAATACGTACGGAGAGATCGAACGATTGGCGCCGTTCGGCATCGGAAACCACAAGCCCACGTTTCTTTTTGAGAATATAAAAATTGAAAACATGCGACATTTCGGCAAGGAGAAAAACCACTTGGGTCTTGATTTTAAAAACAGCGGAGGGCGTGGCGTTTCGGCAATCGGATTTTTCATGGACAAGGATTTTTTCCCCGGTGTTAGCGTGGCAGAGGATGAACGAATAACTCTTGTGGCGACCCTTGAGAAATCGTTTTTCGGGGGGAGGCGCGAGTTGCGATTGCGGATCGTT